In Saprospiraceae bacterium, the sequence TTTAGTAATAGGGACTGAAGTATGGCGAAAGAAAAGAAAAACTGCTGCCAACAAAGTGTAGCAGCAATAAGGGTTTCTGTGGTAATTCAAGCACCCTGCCCCGCATAAACTTCGGTGTAACTTGACAGGTTTGAAGCCCTCAATCCCTCACTGTTGCTACACTAAAACGTTATGCGTCATGCTAAGACAGTTCACAACAGACATACAAAAACTAAAAATTGACAGACAGAGATGCTTGCAGAAATTTTAAAAAAATCGTTTGATATTTTGATATTAAATGCACTATCACCTTAAATTAAAAAACCTGTTAGAACAAGTACTTTGACGCCAGTTTGGCTATTCAAAACCGTCGCAAAGCATAGCCGTTTTGGAGGAGTTTCACCCCAACCACCCTATGTCCTCCCCCCGCCTAGTTAAAGTTTTACCCATTATACCAAAAGCTTCTGCTCTAACCTATTCCAAAAAAATTAAACCCTGACACACTACCTTTGCATACAATATGAGTAAAGGACCCATAGGAATATTTGACTCCGGCTACGGAGGACTGACCATCCTTAAAGAGATCACCCGGGTATTACCACAGTATGATTATATCTATCTCGGTGACAATGCCAGAGCACCTTATGGTCAACGATCATTTGAAACCATATATCAATACACTTTAGAATGTGTACAATGGTTTTTTAATCAAGGCTGTCCCCTGGTCATCCTTGCATGCAATACCGCTTCTGCCAAAGCGCTGAAAAATATCCAACATTTTGCTTTACCCCATATGGCTCCGGACAACCGGGTATTGGGTGTGATCAGACCAACCGCAGAAGTAATAGGTCACCATACTCAATCCGGGCAAATCGGTATACTGGCGACTACAGGCACAGTAGTCTCCGGATCCTATCTGATAGAGGTACACAGATCATTCCCTGAACTCCAAGTCTTTCAACAAGCATGTCCAATGTGGGTGCCTATGGTGGAAAACAATGAATATGATAATGAAGGAGCCGATTATTATATCAAAAAGTACATCGATGCCCTCAGAGCTCAATCACCAGATATAGACACGGTCCTGATGGCCTGTACCCATTACCCGCTTTTAGTACCCAAGATCAAAAAGTTTTGGCCCGAAGTGAATATCCTAAGCCAGGGTCCTATCGTCGCGCATAGCCTGGCAGATTATCTGCAAAGGCATCCGGAAATTGAGGCACGGATCGGGCAACACAGTGATTATAAGTTTTACACCACGGACTCCGAAAATGATTTTGATAGCCGGGCGAGTGTCTTTTTGGTGAAACGATTTCTGCTACCCATGCGGAGATAGATCATACGATTCATATCCCGGATTATAGTATTATAGCTTAGTTGAATACAATTGTTTGTTCTGGCGGTTTCAAATGATCAACTACTGTGGTACTCACTGAACTTTTTACTTCTAAATAGCCCGTGTAGCTCATCCATATTTTGACTAAAAGATCAAGGTGCCAACCAAGCTTATCTTTCTAAAACTGGTCCATTAGATGACAAATCACTTATTTAAAAACCACAAACCAATAGAGTAATCTTATTTTTGCTAAAAGTTAAAAAACGGAATCATTTTGAATAAGACGGATGTATTAATAATCGGATCAGGGGTAGCGGGACTTTCATCAGCGATACAGATGGCCATGCTCAGGCCGGAACTTTCAATAACCCTCCTAAGCAAAACTGTGCAATTCGAAAGCAATACAAGGTATGCCCAGGGCGGTATCGCCGCTGTCTGGGACGAGACCAAAGACAATTTTGACAAACATATCGAAGACACTCTCGATGCAGGCGATGGGCTCTGTAACAAAGAAGCTGTGTACAATGTAGTCACAGAGGGTCCTGCGCGTGTGCGTGAGATCATCGAGTGGGGTACGCATTTTGACAAGACTAAGTCAGAGGCCGATTACGACCTGGGTCGCGAAGGTGGCCATAGTGTCAATCGCATCTTGCATTATAAAGACCTCAGTGGGGCCGAAATGCAGAGAGCCCTGATTGAAAAGGCCAATTCCTTTCCCAATATTACTGTCAAAGAGCATTATTATGCCATCAACCTGATTACCCAGCATCACCTGGGATATTCCCTGACACGGGTATCACCCAATATAGAATGTTACGGCGCCTATATCTTAAATAAAGCCACCAAAGAAATAGAGACCTGGGTAGCACGGATCACCATCCTGGCCAGTGGAGGAGCCGGCCAAATCTATCGCAATACCACCAACCCTCAAATCGCGACCGGTGATGGACCAGCCATGGTCTACAGAGCCAAAGGCAGGGTGGAGAATATGGAGTTTGTACAGTTTCACCCTACAGCTTTGTATAATCCTGCCGGCGACAATCCGGATTTTCTCGTTTCAGAAGCCGTACGGGGATTTGGCGCTATTCTCAAAACCAAAGATGGCGAAGAATTTATGCAACGTTATGATCCCCGCAAATCGCTTGCTCCCAGGGACATCGTCGCACGCGCCATCGACAACGAGATGAAAGTACGGGGAGATGACTTTGTCTATCTCGATTGCAGGCACCTGGAGAAAGAAGCCTTTGTAGCCCATTTTCCCACTATCTATGATAAATGTATCAGCATCGGCATAGACCCCATGAAAGCTATGATCCCGGTGGTGCCGGCATGCCATTATATGTGTGGAGGGGTGCAAGTAGACCAGCGTGGACGAACTACCATCAACCACCTATATGCTGCAGGAGAATGCAGCAGTACCGGACTCCATGGGGCCAATCGCCTGGCATCCAATTCACTCCTTGAGGCCCTGGTATATGGTAAACGCATCGCTGAGGACATCCATGCAGTGATAGATGGCGTCGATTATCAAAATGCTATCCCTGAGTGGAATGCCAGCGGCACTACCGAACCTAAAGAGATGGTCCTCATCACACAAAGCTGGAAAGAACTCAAGGAGATCATGAGTAGCTATGTGGGTATCGTGCGATCCAATGTCCGTCTTAAGCGGGCTATGGATAGACTACATATATTATACAATGAGACTGAAGACCTCTACAATACCACTGTGCTGTCTCCCCAGCTATGTGAATTGCGCAATTTAATATCTATCGGATATTTAGTCACCCGGTCAGCCGATCTTCGCAAGGAAAGTCGTGGCCTTCATTTTACTACCGATTATCCGGAGGAACATGGATTTTTGGAGAATACTTTGTTGTAAAATCCGGTTGCTAACGGTAAAAATTCTTCCTTACTAAGTAATAATGTCCTTTTTAATCAGGATACTGCCCAAGGTAATCAGACAGATGACCAGGCCGAGAAACTCCCGCATGTTTTCAATATACGGTGTGGTCGCTTTCATCTCCGAGGCGATATTAGGCTCACCCATTTTAAAATAGTCTATCACATCGGGTATATAAAAAGCCGACCAGGCGATAGTCAATAAAAGCGCTGACCACACCAGCCAGGGATATTTCCGCTGTCTGAATTGGATAAAGCAGATAGCTGCGATCAAAAGATAATAAGGAGCCCAGATATAGGGATCAGGATCATTGTATTGTACCAGGGCAAAAAGTACAAACATCAAAGCGAGTACGAGATAAATGTATTTCATATCAATATTCTATAGTAAACGAAATATTTGGAAGGATACCTAACTGATAGTTATAGCCGACTCTTCCTGTATAGCCATCATAATAAGATGAACCGAAGTTTTGTTGATTGGTCAGATTCTGTATATCCAGTGCGAGCATGGTATTGAGATGTTTATAAAACCGTCTTCGATATACTCTCAGATCTGCTCTGAACAGTCCCTGCCGCGTGATGGAAAATGGTTCGATGGGAGCAGGAAAAAATAGCAATGGGCTATCCCTTAAGGCTCCCCCTGCCTGGAACGCGGTATACCATCCAAACAATTTTTTAAATTTTGTTTTTTGTTTTTCCCACTCACGACCAATGCTCGTATGAACAAGATATTTTTGGTCAAATCGGCTGTTATAAGTATTGCCTGCTACAGATTCATAAGTTGCATGAAACAATGCCAGGTTGGCAGTATATCGCCATAAGCCGAGATTGCCTGAGAGGTTCCCTTCCATACCGACCACTTTGCCGGTGGATTCGTCGCCCGTAACAAACAACTGTGGTGCAGGTGCTTCATTGATTAAGGAAAGTGTATTTGCTGCCCCAGGCACATTATAGTGATATTGATAATACCCCTCTATGCTCCATTGGGTATTTTTCTTTTCTCCCTGGATACTTAACTGAGCTTGCAGTGAGCGCATCAACAGATTATTATTGGACAAATAGTAAGCAAATGGAGTCGCGATTTGAGAATATTTTCCTGCACTGAATTGAATGGAATGCTGAGCGCCGAGTTTATAGGAGATCTGGGCTCTCGGATCGATCGAAGTCTCGTGAGCCACCATAGCATGCAGCCCGGTCTGGACAGAAAGCCTGCCGGATTCTATCAATAGATTGCTGTAAGGTTGGAGGGTGGTATTGTCCTGATCATTACAACAGGCAAATTCAGTCGGAATACCTCCGGCCAGGTAATTATAGGTATCCTTGTTAGCCTGAAGTTGAAATCCTGTCGTCCATACCTGGTTATCATTCAATACAGCTATCCACCTGGGGTGAAGATTCCACTTTCGTTCGTAGAGTTGATTTTCTGAGGAGGTAGATGGGCGGTCTATCAACTCCGTGTAGTGTTTGTTTTTAAGTTGAGAATACACCAGGTCCGTCATCAATCGATGATGTGCATTGATTCTGTATTCATAAAGGATGCCACCAAGAGTTTGATTGCCTTTGAATAGAATATTGCTCCATTCTTTTGGTATAGTTCTTTCAGCCAGATCTTTTTTACCCACATAGTCATTCATATTATTACCGGTGAAAAAGAAAAAATTCAAATCTTTCTTTTTGGAAGGAAACGAAGCGGAGGCCATGACATCCTGGTAGTTGATGTTTTCATCCCCAAATTGTGCTCCAAGTTGTGAAAGCAGCCCTACGGTAGAATATCTGTACCTCGTGATGAATGAAGCTCCATTTTTGGAGAGGGGCCCTTCCAGCCCAAGCTCCATCCCCAACAAGCTGATTTGAGCTTCGGTGGTCAGTTTTTCGATATTGCCATTTCTTAAGTTCAGATCGATGGCACCTGCCAAAGCATTGCCCTGCATAGCAGAGTACGGAGCTTTGTACAGATAGGTATTGTCCAGGACAGAGGCACTCACCATATTGACACCTCCTCCGCTGGGACTCGCCTGATCGCTGAAAGTACCGGCATTGCTTAGATGATTGGGATTGAGTATTTCGGTGCCGTGGATCATCCATTTGACGAAGGCAGGATTATTGCCCCTGATCACCAAATGATTGGCCCCGTCATTCATCGATGTGACCCCTGATTGACTGGTAAACAGGCGAGCGGGATCAAAAAATCCAGCAGGCAATTTTTCTGTTTCTTCCCGGGTGACCAACAGTGCATTGGAAAGAGGGTGTATAAACAGACCAGACCTTTGTTCTGTAATCACGAGCTCCGGCAGATCTGTGGAAGCTGGAGTAAGTTCAAATTTTTGAAGAATATTGGTCCTGCCGATCAGGTATCTGGCGATCTCGTTGGTACGGTAACCTTCACCTTTGATCGTAATATTATATCTGCCCGGCACAATCTGAAGTATCTCAAATCGTCCTGTGCTGTCAGTGATAGCCTCCCACACATGCCCATCCTGGCTGGTATAGACGATAGTGGCTAATGCTATAGCGCCGGAAGTATACGCTGATCGGACCTCGCCTTTTATGTTGATATTGGTCTGACCGATTAATTCCAAAAACAGCGAACCCAAAAAATATAATAAGACACCACCTTCTGCACATGGGCATAAAAATACAAGTTTATCCTGCTAGTGAGCAAAAATGAAAGATGATTCTGGTCAGCAAAGTGTTTGAACTTTCGAGGGATAATTGAAAATTGCATACCATCTATTGCTCCTTGACGCCATCGTATTCAGCGGCTTTCTCACCACCTTCAGGCCCATAAAATATCACCCAGGTACAAAAGTCATCTGTAAAATCAAAAAACTTATGTTCTACTCCGGCAGGTACAAATAAAAAATCTTTTGGTCCAAAATCGACTATTTGGTCACCATTTCGAAATCGACCACTTCCTGAAACAATGATATATACTTCATCCCTGGTATGAGGTTTTTGATCATCTACCAGGTGTGGTGCATACAGTTCAATATTCAAACTACCATGGGTAAAAAGTTTGATAAAAGGGGATGATTGCTTCGACAAAGCTGATATTGATTTATCTATAGGTAAATGCATAAATTTATGTTTTTATATAAAATGGAAACTCCAATGATGAATGCTAAGATCGAGTATCTTTAATCTTCATTTATTATTTTGATTGATATGAAAACAAATTTATCCAACAAAAGCCGAAGAGACTTTATTAAAAAATCTGCTCAGACAGCTTTTGCTATAAGCCTTCCCTCGATCGTACCTTCCAGTGTATTTGGCAAAAACGCTCCCAGCAATAGAATCAATGTAGGGGCTATCGGTACAGGTCGTATCTCACGCACACATGACATGCCTGGTGTATGGCAGTATGACTATGCCAGGATCATGGCTGTATGTGATCTGGACAATAATCGTGCCCAGGATGCTAAAAAACTGGTGAACGGTGTCTATGCAAAAAAAACAGGCAAAGATTATGATGGCGTCACCGTATATAACAATTATGAAGAGCTGTTACAAAATAAAGATGTCGATGCAGTATTGATATCTACTCCTGATCATTGGCATGCCCGGATAGCTATTGATGCCGCCAAAGCCGGCAAACATATCTATATGCAAAAACCTGCTTCGCTAACCATCGTAGAAGGTCGTAAAATGTCCAATGCCGTACAGGCCAGTAATATAAAGTTCCAGGTAGGCAGCCAACAAAGATCTTCCACGCAATTTAGATATGCAGCAGAGCTGGTACGCAACGGCCGAATTGGTCAGTTACAAAAAGTATATGTTGGGTTGCCTGGTGATCCTTCCGGCGATGAAGAGCCTGCAATGCCCGTACCTGCCGGTTTTGATTATAACAAATGGCTCGGTAGCACCCCCGAAGTGTATTACACGGAGAAGAGAGTTCATCCCCAGGTGGGATATGACCGACCGGGTTGGCTGCGTTGCGAACAGTTTGGCGCCGGCATGATCACCGGTTGGGGAGCGCACCATATTGATTCCGCTCATTGGGGCATGGGTACAGAACGTACGGGTCCTATTGAGATCTGGGGTCATGCTGACTTTCCTAAAAGCGGCCTTTGGAATGTACATGGTATCTTTCGTACCGAAGCCAAATATGCCAATGGAGTACATATGATCGTCAGCAACGAATTGCCCAATGGGATCAAGTTTGAAGGGACAGATGGTTGGATCTGGGTGACCAGAGGAAATTATCGTGCGACCGATTCTGATCCTGTCAACTCTGATGGTACCAAACCACTAGACGCGAGTGATCCAAAGCTCCTTACTTCCGTCATAGGACCTAATGAATTTCATTTTGAAGTCAGTGCAGAACATCATGGTAACTGGCTAGAAGCCATTCGCGACAATAAAAACCCTATAGCTCCGGTGGAGGAAGCCCATAGATCTTGTACCGCCTGCCTGTTAAATCATATTGCGATGAAACTTGATCGAAAGATATATTGGGATCCTGCTAAAGAAAACTTCATCTATGATGCCGAGGCCAGGGCCATGTTATCCAGAGCACAGCGAGAGCCTTTTGGAGTATAATAGGTACGTAAATTTTTACCTTGCTTTACCTCTTATTTGGGCGCAAATAGTATACAAGAATAGGATTAACACTAAAGGGTGGTAGCGAATAGTACAATTTCAGGTTTGTACCTAAATTTGTCCTATGCAAAACCCAAGAATGGATATAGTCGATGGTTTTATATCCCGCACGCTCGATAAATCCTTATGGACTCATGATGCACATCAGATCACTGCCATTTGGTTTTTGATGCACTATGAGCCAGATGATGCACTCTGCCGCATCAAATCTGGTATCATAGCGTACAATCTCGCAGTAGGAGGAGAGAATACGGGACAGAATGGATATCATGAAACCATCACCATACTCTGGTGGAGTCTGATTCACTTATTTGTCGAGCGACATAGGGAATTTTCCTACGAAGACCTGTGTGATGCTTTTTTATCATCGCCTTATAGTGCCAGGGATATTGGATTTAAATTTTACACAAAAGAAAGATTGCTTTCATCTGAAGCCAGGTCTCGCTATCTTACGCCGGATATTCAAGAAATAACGCTGTAGATGAAAAATATTATACCTGGTTTATTCCTATTCATTATTATTATGACTGCATGCTCTCCTACCAAGGAGCCGATACAAAAGCCCATCAGATTGGTTACGCTCGATCCCGGACATTTTCATGCTGCCCTGGTGCAAAAATCAATGTATCCTTCTGTGGACAGTACAGTGTATATCTATAGTGAAGGAGGTCCCGACCTGGATATGCATTTGGCCAGGATAAAAAATTACAACACGCGTGCTGATCATCCTACTCATTGGAACCTGGTGCAATATACCGGTGCTGACTATCTACAAAAAATGGCAACTGAACACAAAGGCAATGTGGTCGTACTCTCCGGTAACAATAGAATCAAACCTGAATATATCGATGCCTCTTTAAATGCCGGCATGCATGTATTTGCAGACAAACCGATGATCATCCGATATGAAGACTTTGGCAGGCTCAAATCTTCTTTCGACCTGGCAACACAACAAAATATTTTATTGTACGATATCATGACCGAGCGTTATGAGATCACTACTCAACTTCAAAGGCTGTTTTCTATGGATCAGGCTATCTTTGGTGAGCTCGTCGATGGTACTATGGACCAACCTGCTATCACCAAAGAAAGCGTTCATCATTTTTACAAGTTTGTTTCCGGTAATGTCTTGGTCAGACCAGCCTGGTTTCTGGATGTAAATCAACAGGGAGAAGGTCTTGTAGATGTGATGACCCACCTGGTAGATCTTGTACAATGGGAGTGTTTCCCGGACCAGGTCATAGATACCAATCTTATCCATATTGATCTCGCCAGGCGCTGGCCTACCATCATGTCGGCCGATCAATTTAACACGATCACCCAATCATCCACTTATCCGGAATATTTAAAAAAGGATGTTCATGCGGATAGTCTGCATGTGTATTCTAATGGAGAGATCAATTATACCATCAACGGTAAACATGCCAAAACTTCCGTGATATGGAATTACCAGGCTCCGGAGGGCACTGGAGATACCCATTATTCAATCATGCGTGGCACTAAGTGTAACCTGATGATTCGCCAGGGAAAAGAAGAGGGGTACAAACCCACCTTGTACATAGAAGCCAACGATTCAAAAGACTCATCTATCGCCATGGCTATCAATAACAAATTATCAGCTCAGAGCCAGCAATGGCCTGGTATAAACCTTGAAACCACTCCGCGAGGTTGGAAATTAAATATTCCACCTGCTATCCAGGAAGGCCATGAGGCTCATTTTGCCAGGGTTATGGAAAAGTTTTTACAGTATGTGCAAGCAGGGGATATGCCTTCCTGGGAAGTACCCAATATGATAGCAAAATATTATACCACTACTCACGCCCTCCAATTGGCTACACACTAAGGAGTAAAATAAAATAGAAAACTATTGCTTTGTTTGGTAATTTTAAGCAATTAATATAATTCACTTAGTTTTGCAGTAACT encodes:
- the murI gene encoding glutamate racemase, which translates into the protein MSKGPIGIFDSGYGGLTILKEITRVLPQYDYIYLGDNARAPYGQRSFETIYQYTLECVQWFFNQGCPLVILACNTASAKALKNIQHFALPHMAPDNRVLGVIRPTAEVIGHHTQSGQIGILATTGTVVSGSYLIEVHRSFPELQVFQQACPMWVPMVENNEYDNEGADYYIKKYIDALRAQSPDIDTVLMACTHYPLLVPKIKKFWPEVNILSQGPIVAHSLADYLQRHPEIEARIGQHSDYKFYTTDSENDFDSRASVFLVKRFLLPMRR
- the nadB gene encoding L-aspartate oxidase encodes the protein MNKTDVLIIGSGVAGLSSAIQMAMLRPELSITLLSKTVQFESNTRYAQGGIAAVWDETKDNFDKHIEDTLDAGDGLCNKEAVYNVVTEGPARVREIIEWGTHFDKTKSEADYDLGREGGHSVNRILHYKDLSGAEMQRALIEKANSFPNITVKEHYYAINLITQHHLGYSLTRVSPNIECYGAYILNKATKEIETWVARITILASGGAGQIYRNTTNPQIATGDGPAMVYRAKGRVENMEFVQFHPTALYNPAGDNPDFLVSEAVRGFGAILKTKDGEEFMQRYDPRKSLAPRDIVARAIDNEMKVRGDDFVYLDCRHLEKEAFVAHFPTIYDKCISIGIDPMKAMIPVVPACHYMCGGVQVDQRGRTTINHLYAAGECSSTGLHGANRLASNSLLEALVYGKRIAEDIHAVIDGVDYQNAIPEWNASGTTEPKEMVLITQSWKELKEIMSSYVGIVRSNVRLKRAMDRLHILYNETEDLYNTTVLSPQLCELRNLISIGYLVTRSADLRKESRGLHFTTDYPEEHGFLENTLL
- a CDS encoding transmembrane 220 family protein, producing the protein MKYIYLVLALMFVLFALVQYNDPDPYIWAPYYLLIAAICFIQFRQRKYPWLVWSALLLTIAWSAFYIPDVIDYFKMGEPNIASEMKATTPYIENMREFLGLVICLITLGSILIKKDIIT
- a CDS encoding TonB-dependent receptor, which encodes MELIGQTNINIKGEVRSAYTSGAIALATIVYTSQDGHVWEAITDSTGRFEILQIVPGRYNITIKGEGYRTNEIARYLIGRTNILQKFELTPASTDLPELVITEQRSGLFIHPLSNALLVTREETEKLPAGFFDPARLFTSQSGVTSMNDGANHLVIRGNNPAFVKWMIHGTEILNPNHLSNAGTFSDQASPSGGGVNMVSASVLDNTYLYKAPYSAMQGNALAGAIDLNLRNGNIEKLTTEAQISLLGMELGLEGPLSKNGASFITRYRYSTVGLLSQLGAQFGDENINYQDVMASASFPSKKKDLNFFFFTGNNMNDYVGKKDLAERTIPKEWSNILFKGNQTLGGILYEYRINAHHRLMTDLVYSQLKNKHYTELIDRPSTSSENQLYERKWNLHPRWIAVLNDNQVWTTGFQLQANKDTYNYLAGGIPTEFACCNDQDNTTLQPYSNLLIESGRLSVQTGLHAMVAHETSIDPRAQISYKLGAQHSIQFSAGKYSQIATPFAYYLSNNNLLMRSLQAQLSIQGEKKNTQWSIEGYYQYHYNVPGAANTLSLINEAPAPQLFVTGDESTGKVVGMEGNLSGNLGLWRYTANLALFHATYESVAGNTYNSRFDQKYLVHTSIGREWEKQKTKFKKLFGWYTAFQAGGALRDSPLLFFPAPIEPFSITRQGLFRADLRVYRRRFYKHLNTMLALDIQNLTNQQNFGSSYYDGYTGRVGYNYQLGILPNISFTIEY
- a CDS encoding cupin domain-containing protein, with translation MHLPIDKSISALSKQSSPFIKLFTHGSLNIELYAPHLVDDQKPHTRDEVYIIVSGSGRFRNGDQIVDFGPKDFLFVPAGVEHKFFDFTDDFCTWVIFYGPEGGEKAAEYDGVKEQ
- a CDS encoding Gfo/Idh/MocA family oxidoreductase — encoded protein: MKTNLSNKSRRDFIKKSAQTAFAISLPSIVPSSVFGKNAPSNRINVGAIGTGRISRTHDMPGVWQYDYARIMAVCDLDNNRAQDAKKLVNGVYAKKTGKDYDGVTVYNNYEELLQNKDVDAVLISTPDHWHARIAIDAAKAGKHIYMQKPASLTIVEGRKMSNAVQASNIKFQVGSQQRSSTQFRYAAELVRNGRIGQLQKVYVGLPGDPSGDEEPAMPVPAGFDYNKWLGSTPEVYYTEKRVHPQVGYDRPGWLRCEQFGAGMITGWGAHHIDSAHWGMGTERTGPIEIWGHADFPKSGLWNVHGIFRTEAKYANGVHMIVSNELPNGIKFEGTDGWIWVTRGNYRATDSDPVNSDGTKPLDASDPKLLTSVIGPNEFHFEVSAEHHGNWLEAIRDNKNPIAPVEEAHRSCTACLLNHIAMKLDRKIYWDPAKENFIYDAEARAMLSRAQREPFGV
- a CDS encoding oxidoreductase encodes the protein MKNIIPGLFLFIIIMTACSPTKEPIQKPIRLVTLDPGHFHAALVQKSMYPSVDSTVYIYSEGGPDLDMHLARIKNYNTRADHPTHWNLVQYTGADYLQKMATEHKGNVVVLSGNNRIKPEYIDASLNAGMHVFADKPMIIRYEDFGRLKSSFDLATQQNILLYDIMTERYEITTQLQRLFSMDQAIFGELVDGTMDQPAITKESVHHFYKFVSGNVLVRPAWFLDVNQQGEGLVDVMTHLVDLVQWECFPDQVIDTNLIHIDLARRWPTIMSADQFNTITQSSTYPEYLKKDVHADSLHVYSNGEINYTINGKHAKTSVIWNYQAPEGTGDTHYSIMRGTKCNLMIRQGKEEGYKPTLYIEANDSKDSSIAMAINNKLSAQSQQWPGINLETTPRGWKLNIPPAIQEGHEAHFARVMEKFLQYVQAGDMPSWEVPNMIAKYYTTTHALQLATH